The following are encoded in a window of Bacteroides sp. AN502(2024) genomic DNA:
- a CDS encoding nucleotide sugar dehydrogenase, producing the protein MNSDFIIGVIGLGYVGFPLACLFADKYKVIGFDMSRERVDELNAGHDHTAEVTAECHAKALANGLKCTTEWEVLRACNVYIVAVPTPVDDQHHPDLTPLEKASRTVGEVISKGDIVIYESTVYPGATEDFCAPIIEEVSGLKFNSDFFMGYSPERINPGDKDHRVENIRKITSGSTPEIAETIDRLYNSVLLNGTFRASSIKVAEAAKIMENTQRDINIAFMNEMAVVMNAIGIGISEVIEAAGTKWNFLKFQPGLVGGHCIGVDPYYLIDKAKQVGIYPRLTAEARRINEAMGGYVAERIIKCMTLNGKAENNARILLLGFTFKENCPDIRNTKVVEIYKRLAPYTSYIDVLDPWVNPDMAQKEYGIKTVSSIDGLRYSSYDAVVHCVAHDCFRELDFNSLCAEDGGIVFDAKGTLPPPYDKYLNTNKLYDEYNNSNLLQKNEKKQKFNHSDGIGNPGTEKSACSSLAACGHDCLLG; encoded by the coding sequence ATGAATAGCGATTTTATTATCGGTGTTATAGGCCTTGGGTATGTGGGATTTCCTTTGGCCTGCCTATTTGCTGATAAGTATAAGGTGATTGGATTTGACATGAGCCGGGAGCGTGTGGACGAACTGAATGCCGGACACGACCATACGGCTGAAGTGACAGCCGAATGTCATGCCAAGGCGTTGGCAAACGGGTTGAAGTGTACGACAGAGTGGGAGGTACTCCGAGCGTGTAATGTATATATCGTGGCGGTACCGACTCCGGTGGATGATCAGCATCACCCCGATCTTACACCGCTTGAAAAGGCAAGCCGCACAGTCGGGGAGGTGATCTCCAAGGGGGATATCGTGATTTATGAGTCTACCGTATATCCCGGTGCTACCGAAGATTTCTGCGCACCTATTATCGAAGAAGTATCGGGTCTCAAGTTTAACTCCGATTTCTTTATGGGTTATTCGCCGGAACGTATCAATCCGGGCGACAAGGACCACCGTGTGGAGAATATACGTAAAATCACGTCAGGCTCCACTCCTGAAATAGCTGAAACCATTGACAGGCTATACAACTCGGTTTTGCTCAACGGTACTTTCCGTGCCAGCTCCATCAAGGTGGCGGAGGCGGCTAAGATCATGGAGAACACACAGCGCGACATCAATATCGCCTTTATGAATGAGATGGCGGTTGTGATGAATGCAATCGGCATAGGTATCTCGGAAGTGATTGAAGCGGCAGGTACCAAATGGAATTTTCTTAAGTTTCAGCCGGGACTGGTCGGAGGTCATTGCATCGGGGTCGATCCCTATTATTTGATCGACAAGGCAAAGCAAGTGGGTATATATCCAAGACTGACAGCTGAGGCAAGACGTATCAATGAGGCGATGGGTGGTTACGTGGCCGAAAGGATTATCAAATGTATGACTCTCAACGGAAAAGCGGAGAATAACGCACGGATTCTGCTCCTCGGATTCACATTCAAGGAAAACTGCCCGGATATAAGAAATACAAAGGTGGTGGAGATATATAAGCGTCTTGCACCATACACGTCATATATTGATGTGCTTGATCCATGGGTTAATCCGGATATGGCACAGAAGGAATATGGTATAAAGACCGTAAGTTCGATTGATGGTCTTAGGTACAGTTCCTATGATGCGGTCGTCCATTGTGTGGCGCATGACTGTTTTAGGGAACTGGATTTTAATTCTTTATGTGCTGAAGATGGAGGGATTGTCTTTGATGCGAAAGGTACTTTACCCCCCCCCTATGATAAATATTTGAATACCAATAAGTTATATGATGAATATAATAACTCAAATTTGTTACAAAAAAATGAGAAAAAACAGAAGTTTAACCACAGCGACGGGATTGGTAATCCCGGCACTGAAAAGTCTGCCTGTAGCAGCCTTGCTGCTTGCGGGCATGACTGCTTGCTCGGATGA
- a CDS encoding helix-turn-helix domain-containing protein, with protein MEMLFLLKNLYRDPLALSRFSQFRCLHIGKGEIIRNLNENHEFQVCFVLKGTLCLFRDQMESMPLIAVQNEFFFISSLHNCKVKAMDEVQLVIHACNIVAPYLHSKTIEYLQDISIKEVKPVEVLPIYPLLRSFLDLLVDYMKKGAEISDLHRAKEYELFSLFRICYSKNEVASIFRHTLSTDLQFFVSVMTHYKTCRTAKKLAALCGYNDPVFTQLFKKNFHGDTPYQWLQKQTSYDIEFKLKESTLPIKQIMLDYHFKTFSHFTTYCKRNIGATPNEIRKKGKEARGTPLVKSHPVSII; from the coding sequence ATGGAAATGCTATTTTTACTAAAGAATTTATATCGTGATCCTCTTGCGCTATCCAGATTCAGCCAATTCAGATGTCTTCATATAGGCAAGGGGGAAATTATCCGGAATCTGAATGAAAACCATGAGTTCCAAGTTTGTTTTGTACTAAAAGGAACATTGTGCCTCTTCAGGGATCAAATGGAATCAATGCCTCTGATAGCAGTACAAAATGAATTTTTCTTCATCAGCAGCCTGCATAATTGTAAAGTCAAAGCGATGGATGAGGTACAACTTGTTATTCATGCATGTAACATTGTGGCTCCTTATCTACATAGCAAAACAATAGAATATCTGCAAGATATATCTATCAAGGAAGTAAAACCGGTAGAGGTTCTTCCCATTTATCCGCTACTGCGTTCCTTTCTGGATTTGCTGGTCGATTATATGAAAAAAGGGGCAGAAATTTCCGACTTGCATCGAGCTAAAGAATATGAGCTGTTCTCATTATTTAGGATTTGCTATAGTAAAAATGAAGTTGCTTCCATTTTCCGGCATACTCTTTCGACTGATCTTCAATTTTTCGTATCGGTTATGACACATTACAAAACATGCAGAACTGCCAAAAAACTAGCTGCTTTATGCGGATATAATGATCCTGTTTTTACACAACTATTCAAGAAAAATTTCCATGGAGACACCCCATACCAATGGCTACAAAAGCAAACGTCTTATGACATTGAATTCAAGTTAAAAGAAAGCACTTTGCCCATCAAACAAATAATGTTGGATTATCATTTCAAAACATTTTCCCATTTTACGACCTACTGTAAAAGGAATATAGGAGCTACTCCTAACGAAATACGTAAAAAAGGAAAAGAAGCAAGAGGTACACCTCTTGTAAAGTCTCATCCGGTATCTATTATTTAA
- a CDS encoding OmpA family protein, giving the protein MKNIYMHKIYFMLCFISVLCWGLPVNAQENAKDGIADDMNKKTWEIGIGATGLQLTRFNVINFQTNHKGGYSVGTNKKDFIFGGNLYFARELNSHLYLDLQGTLDYSSDPVRSGKESRWLGMAGVGLQWRIGNYFHSNYIDPFFRIGANYMYKNFEVDYRKMEEFNSEQMGWNLSNDYTKEGKDKRNLIPISLGTGVNMWLNDNIGIGLQGDYLIMPYKHIANSWQGSVRLMWRIGGKSLKNKPSIQYVEKIIEKVIEKPIIKEKIVEIPITQSNVNVLCDLFNNIYFEFDKAEITPQAAIVIDEIAQLMLVDTNKRYLITGCTDAKGSLQYNIDLSQRRADAVVNALIKRGVSGKMLKAKGVGSKISYASRDASNEIREGDRKIIVQIITNMDYWNYIYHK; this is encoded by the coding sequence ATGAAAAATATATATATGCATAAAATCTATTTCATGCTATGCTTTATCTCAGTGCTATGTTGGGGCTTACCCGTAAATGCACAAGAAAACGCAAAGGATGGCATAGCCGATGATATGAATAAAAAAACGTGGGAAATAGGTATAGGCGCAACCGGACTTCAATTGACACGTTTTAATGTTATTAATTTCCAGACTAATCATAAAGGTGGTTATAGCGTAGGTACCAACAAGAAAGATTTTATCTTCGGAGGAAATCTGTATTTTGCCCGTGAACTTAACTCTCATCTTTATCTGGATTTACAGGGTACATTAGATTACAGTTCCGACCCGGTCCGTAGCGGCAAGGAATCAAGATGGTTAGGTATGGCGGGAGTGGGTCTCCAGTGGCGCATAGGCAACTACTTCCACTCCAATTATATTGATCCTTTCTTTCGAATAGGAGCCAACTATATGTACAAGAATTTTGAAGTCGATTATCGTAAAATGGAAGAATTCAATAGTGAACAGATGGGATGGAATCTATCCAATGATTACACTAAAGAAGGGAAAGACAAACGAAATCTTATTCCTATTTCATTGGGCACAGGTGTAAATATGTGGCTTAATGACAACATAGGCATAGGACTTCAAGGAGATTACCTCATCATGCCATACAAACATATAGCTAATTCATGGCAGGGAAGCGTACGATTGATGTGGCGCATTGGCGGCAAATCCTTAAAAAACAAGCCCTCAATTCAATATGTGGAAAAGATCATAGAGAAAGTAATAGAGAAACCTATAATTAAGGAAAAAATTGTAGAAATTCCAATTACTCAGTCTAATGTTAATGTCTTATGTGATTTATTCAACAATATTTATTTTGAGTTTGACAAAGCTGAGATAACTCCCCAAGCTGCTATTGTCATTGATGAAATTGCTCAACTCATGCTGGTAGATACCAACAAAAGATATCTCATCACGGGATGTACCGATGCAAAGGGATCGTTACAATACAATATAGATTTATCCCAAAGACGTGCAGACGCTGTAGTCAATGCACTTATAAAGAGAGGGGTTTCCGGTAAAATGTTAAAAGCAAAAGGGGTAGGCTCAAAAATATCTTATGCTTCTCGGGATGCTTCCAATGAAATACGAGAAGGAGATCGTAAAATTATAGTTCAAATCATTACAAATATGGACTATTGGAATTATATATACCATAAATAA
- the eno gene encoding phosphopyruvate hydratase: protein MKIEKIVAREILDSRGNPTVEVDVVLESGIIGRASVPSGASTGEHEALELRDGDKQRYGGKGVQKAVDNVNKIIAPKLVGMSSLNQRGIDHAMLALDGTPTKSNLGANAILGVSLAVAKAAANYLDLPLYRYIGGTNTYVMPVPMMNIINGGSHSDAPIAFQEFMIRPVGAPSFKEGLRMGAEVFHALKKVLKDRGLSTAVGDEGGFAPNLEGTEDALNSILAAIKAAGYEPGKDVMIGMDCASSEFYHDGIYDYTKFEGAKGKKRTSAEQVDYLEELINQYPIDSIEDGMSENDWEGWKKLTERIGNRCQLVGDDLFVTNVDFLAKGIETGCANSILIKVNQIGSLTETLNAIEMAHRHGYTTVTSHRSGETEDATIADIAVATNSGQIKTGSLSRSDRMAKYNQLLRIEEELGDLAVYGYKRIK, encoded by the coding sequence ATGAAAATTGAAAAAATTGTAGCTCGAGAAATTCTCGACTCAAGAGGTAACCCCACAGTAGAAGTTGATGTAGTATTGGAATCAGGCATTATAGGACGTGCCTCTGTGCCGTCGGGTGCTTCCACGGGTGAACACGAAGCGTTGGAGCTTCGCGATGGTGACAAACAACGCTATGGTGGAAAAGGAGTACAAAAAGCAGTTGACAATGTAAATAAAATCATTGCTCCAAAGCTAGTTGGAATGTCTTCACTCAATCAGAGAGGAATCGACCACGCCATGTTGGCACTGGATGGCACCCCCACCAAATCCAACTTAGGCGCTAACGCTATCCTCGGTGTCTCTCTTGCCGTAGCCAAAGCTGCCGCCAATTATTTAGACCTTCCTTTGTATCGCTATATCGGTGGAACCAACACCTATGTAATGCCTGTACCGATGATGAACATCATCAATGGCGGTTCACATAGCGACGCTCCGATCGCATTTCAGGAATTTATGATTCGTCCGGTAGGTGCTCCTTCTTTCAAAGAGGGTTTACGTATGGGGGCTGAAGTGTTCCATGCGTTGAAGAAAGTATTGAAAGACCGTGGTCTTAGCACTGCCGTAGGTGATGAAGGTGGTTTCGCTCCTAACCTCGAAGGCACGGAAGATGCCCTAAACTCTATTCTCGCCGCTATCAAAGCAGCAGGATACGAACCGGGCAAAGACGTAATGATCGGTATGGACTGTGCTTCTTCCGAATTCTATCACGACGGCATTTACGATTACACTAAATTTGAAGGCGCAAAAGGCAAGAAACGCACCTCCGCAGAACAGGTTGACTATCTGGAAGAGCTAATCAACCAATATCCTATCGACTCTATCGAAGACGGTATGAGCGAAAACGACTGGGAAGGCTGGAAAAAACTTACTGAACGTATCGGTAACCGCTGCCAGCTGGTAGGTGACGACTTGTTCGTAACCAACGTTGATTTCCTCGCAAAAGGTATCGAAACAGGTTGCGCCAACTCCATCCTGATTAAAGTAAACCAAATCGGTTCGCTGACAGAAACGCTGAATGCTATCGAAATGGCTCACCGCCATGGATACACCACCGTTACTTCCCACCGTTCGGGTGAGACAGAAGATGCTACTATCGCCGATATCGCAGTAGCCACTAACAGCGGACAGATCAAGACAGGTTCTTTAAGCCGCTCCGACCGTATGGCCAAATACAATCAGTTGCTCCGCATTGAAGAAGAGCTTGGTGATTTGGCTGTGTATGGATATAAGAGAATTAAGTAA
- the crcB gene encoding fluoride efflux transporter CrcB, protein MLKTLLFIGMGSFTGGILRYLISRYVQNSLFTSFPLGTFLVNVLGCFAIGLFYGLFERGNLLNSNLRIFLTVGFCGGFTTFSTFMNDNIQLFKNDHFFYLSLYVTLSLFLGFVMLYLGHALTKLF, encoded by the coding sequence ATGCTCAAAACTTTATTATTTATCGGTATGGGAAGTTTCACCGGAGGCATACTACGTTACCTCATCTCACGCTATGTACAGAATAGTCTGTTCACCTCTTTCCCTTTAGGCACCTTTTTGGTCAACGTACTCGGTTGTTTTGCCATCGGTCTGTTTTATGGACTCTTCGAACGAGGGAATCTGCTGAACTCCAATCTAAGAATATTTCTTACCGTAGGATTCTGCGGAGGATTCACCACCTTTTCAACGTTCATGAATGATAACATTCAACTATTTAAAAATGATCATTTCTTCTATCTCTCGCTTTATGTTACTCTTAGCTTGTTTTTGGGATTTGTGATGTTATACCTTGGGCATGCACTCACAAAATTATTCTGA
- a CDS encoding amidophosphoribosyltransferase, protein MGGFFGTVSKTSCVTDLFYGTDYNSHLGTKRGGLATYSEEKGFIRSIHNLESTYFRTKFEGELDKFEGNAGIGIISDTDAQPIIINSHLGRFAIVTVAKIVNIQELEEALLSRNMHFAELSSSSTNQTELIALLIIQGKTFVEGIENVFKHIKGSCSMLLLTEDGSIIAARDQWGRTPVVIGKKEGAYAATSESSSFPNLDYEIEKYLGPGEIVRMYDDHVDQLRSPNADMQICSFLWVYYGFPTSCYEGKNVEEVRFTSGLKMGRTDESEVDCVCGIPDSGVGMALGYAEGKGVPYHRAISKYTPTWPRSFTPSNQEMRSLVAKMKLIPNRSMLQNKRLLFCDDSIVRGTQLRDNVKILYDYGAKEVHMRIACPPLIYACPFVGFSASKSALELITRRIIKELEGDENKNLEKYATTGSPEYEKMVGIIAERFGLTSLKFNTLETLVEAIGLPKCKVCTHCFDGSSHF, encoded by the coding sequence ATGGGAGGTTTTTTCGGAACAGTCTCGAAAACGAGTTGCGTGACTGATTTATTCTATGGCACAGATTATAACTCACATCTGGGTACCAAGCGGGGAGGACTCGCAACATACAGTGAGGAAAAAGGTTTTATCCGCTCCATTCACAATTTGGAAAGTACTTATTTCCGAACCAAGTTTGAAGGAGAACTGGATAAATTCGAAGGAAACGCCGGCATCGGCATCATTAGCGACACAGACGCACAACCTATCATCATCAATTCTCACCTTGGGCGTTTCGCCATTGTCACAGTCGCTAAAATAGTCAATATTCAGGAATTAGAGGAAGCACTTCTCAGTCGAAACATGCACTTCGCCGAACTTAGTTCGAGCAGCACCAACCAGACGGAACTGATCGCATTACTTATTATACAAGGCAAAACTTTTGTGGAAGGTATCGAAAATGTGTTTAAGCACATTAAGGGATCTTGTTCGATGCTGCTTCTGACGGAAGATGGAAGTATCATTGCGGCACGTGACCAGTGGGGACGTACTCCGGTGGTGATTGGAAAGAAAGAGGGTGCTTATGCTGCAACGAGTGAGTCGTCCAGTTTCCCGAATCTGGATTATGAGATCGAGAAATATTTAGGTCCCGGTGAGATTGTACGTATGTATGACGATCATGTCGACCAACTTCGCAGTCCCAACGCGGATATGCAGATTTGCTCGTTTTTGTGGGTGTACTACGGTTTTCCGACTTCTTGTTATGAAGGAAAGAATGTAGAGGAAGTGCGGTTCACCAGCGGATTGAAAATGGGGCGGACGGATGAATCGGAAGTGGATTGCGTCTGCGGTATCCCTGACTCGGGAGTAGGTATGGCTTTAGGGTATGCCGAAGGAAAGGGGGTTCCTTACCATCGTGCGATCTCTAAATATACGCCGACATGGCCTCGTAGTTTCACCCCCAGCAATCAGGAGATGCGTTCGCTTGTTGCCAAGATGAAGTTGATTCCAAATCGTTCCATGTTGCAGAATAAACGTTTGTTGTTTTGTGACGATTCGATTGTGCGGGGAACCCAATTGCGTGATAATGTGAAGATTCTGTATGATTACGGAGCCAAAGAGGTGCATATGCGTATCGCTTGCCCGCCATTGATTTATGCTTGTCCGTTTGTAGGTTTCTCGGCTTCTAAAAGTGCATTGGAGTTGATAACCCGCCGTATTATTAAGGAACTGGAAGGTGACGAGAATAAGAATCTGGAGAAGTATGCCACTACCGGTTCTCCGGAATATGAGAAGATGGTTGGCATTATCGCCGAACGTTTTGGACTCACTTCGTTGAAATTCAATACGTTGGAAACATTGGTAGAGGCCATCGGGTTGCCGAAATGTAAGGTGTGCACGCATTGTTTTGATGGCAGCAGTCATTTTTAA
- the pepT gene encoding peptidase T — MTLVDRFLKYVSFDTQSDESTGLTPSTPKQMVFAEYLKKELESLGLEDITLDEHGYLFATLPGNTDREVPTIGFIAHMDTSPDMTGKDVTPRIVEKYDGSDIVLCVEEDVVLSPSQFPELLKHKGEDLIVTNGKTLLGADDKAGIAEIVSAMVYLKEHPEIKHGKIRIGFNPDEEIGEGAHHFDVEKFGCEWGYTMDGGEVGELEFENFNAAAAKIIFKGRNVHPGYAKNKMVNSIYLANQFITLLPSQERPEHTDGYEGFYHLVGIQGDVEQSTVSYIIRDHDRAKFENRKKEMERLVAQMNAEHGAGTVTLELRDQYYNMREKIEPVMHIIDIAFAAMEAVGVKPNVKPIRGGTDGAQLSFKGLPCPNIFAGGLNFHGRYEFVPIQNMEKAMKVIVKIAELVASK, encoded by the coding sequence ATGACTTTAGTAGACAGGTTTTTAAAGTATGTGAGCTTTGATACACAATCTGATGAATCGACAGGGCTTACTCCAAGTACTCCGAAGCAGATGGTTTTTGCTGAATACTTGAAAAAAGAGTTGGAATCTTTGGGATTGGAAGATATTACTTTGGATGAACATGGTTATCTTTTTGCTACACTTCCTGGCAATACAGATAGAGAAGTGCCTACCATCGGGTTTATTGCACACATGGATACAAGCCCTGATATGACGGGTAAAGATGTGACTCCGCGTATTGTGGAAAAGTACGACGGTTCGGATATTGTGCTGTGTGTGGAAGAGGATGTGGTTCTTTCTCCTTCGCAATTTCCGGAATTGCTGAAACATAAAGGGGAAGATCTGATTGTAACCAACGGAAAAACATTGCTGGGTGCTGATGATAAAGCCGGTATTGCAGAAATTGTATCTGCGATGGTGTATCTGAAGGAGCATCCTGAAATTAAACATGGAAAAATCCGTATCGGCTTTAATCCGGATGAAGAAATAGGTGAAGGTGCTCATCATTTTGATGTAGAGAAATTCGGTTGCGAGTGGGGATATACGATGGATGGAGGTGAAGTAGGGGAGTTGGAATTTGAGAATTTCAATGCCGCTGCTGCTAAAATTATTTTTAAAGGACGTAATGTGCATCCGGGATATGCCAAAAATAAGATGGTTAACTCGATTTATCTTGCCAATCAATTTATCACATTGCTTCCTTCGCAGGAAAGACCGGAACATACGGACGGTTACGAAGGATTCTATCATTTGGTCGGTATTCAGGGAGATGTGGAGCAGAGCACCGTTTCTTATATCATCCGTGATCATGACCGGGCGAAATTTGAGAATCGTAAAAAAGAGATGGAACGGCTGGTTGCTCAAATGAATGCTGAACATGGAGCAGGTACTGTCACTCTCGAACTACGCGACCAGTATTATAATATGCGTGAGAAGATAGAACCGGTAATGCATATCATCGATATAGCTTTTGCTGCGATGGAAGCTGTGGGGGTGAAACCGAATGTAAAACCGATTCGCGGAGGTACGGATGGTGCACAACTTTCCTTCAAAGGATTGCCTTGTCCGAATATCTTTGCCGGTGGTCTGAATTTCCACGGTCGCTACGAATTTGTGCCTATTCAGAATATGGAGAAAGCTATGAAGGTGATTGTGAAAATAGCAGAATTGGTAGCCTCCAAATAA
- the gcvT gene encoding glycine cleavage system aminomethyltransferase GcvT has protein sequence MKTTPFTEKHVALGAKMHEFAGYNMPIEYSGIIDEHMAVCQGVGVFDVSHMGEFWVKGPHALDFLQKVTSNNVAALIPGKIQYTCFPNEEGGIVDDLLVYHYGPEKYMLVVNAANIEKDWDWCVAHNTEGAELENSSDNIAQLAVQGPKAVMALQKLTDIDLASIPYYTFKVGTFAGEENVIISNTGYTGAGGFELYFYPSAADKIWKAVFEAGEEYGIKPAGLGARDTLRLEMGFCLYGNDLDDTTSPIEAGLGWITKFVEGKDFINRPMLEKQKAEGVTRKLVGFEMIDRGIPRHGYELVNPEGEKIGVVTSGTMSPIRKIGIGMGYVKPEYSKVGTEICIDVRGRKLKAVVVKPPFRK, from the coding sequence ATGAAAACTACTCCGTTTACAGAGAAACATGTAGCGCTTGGTGCTAAAATGCACGAGTTTGCAGGTTATAATATGCCAATTGAATACTCCGGTATCATTGATGAGCACATGGCTGTTTGTCAAGGTGTCGGTGTATTTGATGTATCGCACATGGGGGAATTCTGGGTGAAAGGTCCGCACGCATTGGATTTTCTGCAGAAAGTAACGTCTAATAATGTGGCGGCACTAATTCCGGGCAAGATACAATATACTTGTTTCCCCAATGAAGAGGGAGGTATCGTAGATGATTTGCTGGTGTATCATTATGGACCGGAAAAGTATATGTTGGTGGTCAATGCCGCCAATATAGAAAAAGACTGGGATTGGTGTGTGGCTCATAATACGGAAGGAGCCGAGTTGGAAAATTCGTCCGACAACATAGCACAGCTCGCTGTACAGGGACCGAAGGCTGTTATGGCTTTGCAAAAGTTGACAGACATCGACCTTGCTTCTATTCCATATTATACATTTAAAGTTGGAACGTTTGCAGGCGAGGAGAATGTAATCATCTCCAATACGGGCTATACCGGTGCGGGAGGTTTCGAACTTTATTTCTATCCGTCTGCGGCTGATAAGATATGGAAGGCGGTTTTTGAGGCTGGCGAAGAGTATGGCATTAAACCTGCCGGTTTGGGTGCCCGTGATACCCTCCGGCTGGAAATGGGATTCTGCCTGTATGGCAATGATCTGGATGATACGACTTCTCCGATAGAAGCCGGATTAGGATGGATTACTAAGTTTGTGGAGGGTAAGGATTTCATCAACCGTCCGATGCTGGAAAAACAGAAAGCGGAAGGTGTCACCCGTAAATTGGTGGGCTTTGAAATGATTGATCGAGGAATTCCACGCCACGGTTATGAGCTGGTAAATCCGGAGGGAGAGAAGATTGGAGTAGTAACCTCGGGCACTATGTCGCCTATCCGTAAAATAGGGATCGGTATGGGGTATGTAAAACCTGAATATAGCAAGGTAGGTACGGAAATCTGTATTGATGTACGTGGTCGGAAATTGAAAGCTGTGGTAGTGAAACCGCCTTTTAGAAAATAA